A stretch of DNA from Anopheles ziemanni chromosome 3, idAnoZiCoDA_A2_x.2, whole genome shotgun sequence:
tttatttatttaaataatataaGGTGTTATTAATAAATctaatttaaaacttttactCATTAATTTGTGAATTTaggtttttccttcaaatattttatttgaactaGATCATGTCAGAATTAACTAAGCATTACAGTTTCTAAACTACTTATAGTataattttttctattttcaaacattcttAGACAACTTGAAATAAATACATAGAAATCGATTTAATGCGTCATTTGACGGAAATGTGCACTCTACCGTGTCTTCCAAGACGACTTGTTCTCGGCGAATTAATCATTTCCATTTCGCGCTTCATCTCCTCCGACCTGATTCATTACCTTGTAACCAGGATGTAGGTTAACCAGAACCAGCTATCGCCGCGACCGACCCACCACAGACGCCGATCACCCGACTAATCACCCGCCGGCGGAGGCAGGCAAGCTGCCGCGGGACACGAGACGGAGAGCACGAAACAAAATGGTGTAGGAAGGCGTGATAAAAGTGAATTTCGCGGCTAACCGCACCAATCACGCGAATGGCGTGACCAGCGTGACCGACCTGGCCAAGCGAGGCGGCGAGCGATACATTGTTTTTACTAGTTCAAGTTCAAGGTCCGAGTGCCTTATCTGGTTTTGCACTTTGATAGGTTAATTATCTTTTATCGTATGCGATGTTTTGTTCGCTACACGATTTGTGCCGcttgttttagttttggttttgttttttaatgtaGTTTTaaacaatgtgtgtgtgtgttatgtaatttttgtttcgccctttttttattttcatcttaGCTCAATTTATCGTGGAGATGTTTGACGTCTCAACCGGCTTCCGTTTGTCATCAAGGTATAGCGAGTGCGCCGAGGAAGTGCATAGTGCAAATGCATCAACCTTCCGCCGTAACTCAGGCTGTCAAGCTCCGGTGACTGACACCGAGGCCATTGACTCTGCTAGCCCACCTTGACGGCTACTAGAGATCGAACCCGCGCTGGGTAGCGCGTTAGAACACGAGCTTCAACATCGTTCTAGAGCGCACTAATCACTGGAATCGCCACTGGAAGGGGACTAGAACCTGGGTTGTATATAAAGCGCCCGTGTGTCTTCGATCCAGCATCAGTCAATCGCCTGCAGTCGTCTAATCAGTCAACCGGTAAACAAAAACCGATTCCCCACGTCATCATGAAGACTTTCGTCGCCATCGCCGTCGTTGCGCTGATCGCTGGAACTTTCGTAAGTCGAAGAAACGAACCGGGTCCTGAGGGATGTATGTTTGAcatcttttcgtttcgttacaGGCTCTGACGGTCGACCAGAAGAAGAAGGCCGAAGGGTACGCGGCCGAGTGCGTGAAGTCGACGGGAGTTCCGCCGGAGACGGCGGCCAAGCTGAAGGGCGGCGACTTTGCCGGAGCCGACGAGAAAACCAAGTGCTTCGCCAAGTGCTTCCTGGAGAAGGCCGGCTTCATGACGAGCGCCGGCGAAATCGACGAGAAGACGGTCATCGAGAAGCTGTCGGTCGACCACGACAAGTCGAAGGTGGAGGCGCTGGTCAAGAAGTGCAACCACAAGGAGGCCAACCCGTGCGAGACGGCCTTCAAGGCGTACCAGTGCATCTACCCGGCCAATAGTGCCGTCGCCTAAGTCCACTCCGGAGGAACTAGTTCGACTCTTATTGGTTGCTAAActgtttgttgattatttatttattaaaaaaaacacagtccCCACCCTTTTGTGATATCTTAACAaagtttcctttgtttttcctttggggTAAAGATGATGACAGTACAGGAAACGGCCAAAACTAATCAAAACATTCATCAAAAGCCAATTTGGGAAAAAGGGTTAGCCGCCTATTCCAGGAACTCGTGTTCGAACAGGAACAGTCCTGTTCACCGCAAATTGGTAACCGATTTCCTTCCCTCAAAAACTCATCATTCCACATCGATGTCCTTAATTAGCATtaccgaaaaaagaaaattctaaCTTCCAACCCGAAAAGGGCATCCCAATCGAATACCGAAAACTCGTCTCTGTCTCTTTTGATTCCAcaccgagcagccttcaatcATCAGCCCCTCCAGCCTCAtcggttcgtttttgtttgagAATGGTTACATTGGAACGTGAATATTCACAAAACATTCCCCACAACCTCAAATCCCCAATTTGCGGCCGGATGTTTCTCCTTCGTGGACCATTCCATCAATCAACGGTAGGACATTTGAACAATGTTGCCGTGACAACGCGGTACCCGATAAGAAACTAatcaaccgaccgaccgaccgatccGTGTTTCGTTCCATCTGGTGATCTGAATGTTGCCCTTCCAGGACCTCTCGATGTTTCTGTGTGTCGTCTGACAGACGGTCGATGTCCATGTCCGGTTTGGCAGGCGGCAGATTGTCAAAGTATTGGACGTTCGTTCGGGTTgaggcaaaagaaaagtaaaaatcaaaactgttCCGGTAGTGAACAGCGGACATATGGTTTTACATCGAATCTGGATGTGCGTTGGTCatgatttcctttttgtttgtttctttgaaaAAGTCAGTTCCATATTAGTCCAGTGAATTTCCTGGCTTTCAAAAATAGACGATTTCTGGTATAAGGTTAAACAAAAAgatataattaaatttatggaATTTGGAAATTCTGAATGGATTTTAACTGTATACTATATCAAGTTCTAGCTAcgtaaatattataaaacatAGACTTTATTCAGATACTAAGATTAGAGACTACTAAAATTATGGGATTATAAACTAATTTCGGTGTAATTAATGCAACAATTTgcaatttaaactattttatcCACCATCTTTAAAGCGCTAGAACACTGTCAGGATCTGCCTAATTTTTTCTTTAAGGTACAAATGGCAACTAATACCAAGCAACCGGAAGCAACCACAAAATCCCGACATCCGGTAACATCCGGACAAGTCGTTCGGGAAGCTATTGCTTCGGAAAACGGTGCAAAACTCGACCGGAAATCAACCTACATCCGGGGCGTTGGCCATCAACCATCTGGCTCTATTATCAGTAATGTTCCTCAGCTTCCTTTCTCTCGacacaaacacccacacacaaaaacacatgcGCCAGCTAAATAACCTTCCAATCAAACCTCATCGATCACATCCGCTCCGAGGGGAAACGTCTCGCGCTGTGGTTTTGCGCTCGGTGGTCGTTGGAAAATTGCAAAATTAATTCCATCCGAGGCAATTTGTAAGCGGCACATCATTTGTCATCAGATGTCGCCACCGTTCACGAGACCCGGGAGCGATCATCACGGGCCAACGACCACCAGCACCTCCATTCCTCCTACAGGCAGAAGTTCTGGACGGTTTAGAGGCAACAGCAGCTAACGACGGCTCGACTTTGGACTACTACAACCATCGACCGATGTCCTCACCGGGTGGCAGATGTGGTAGACCCGAGCGACGTTGCCAGGAATGGTTGTGATGAAGATACAAGTAACCGATTGATGAGCCTCGAACCGAAGCGAACCCAGGAAAGACCAGATTGAATTAGACTTGTCGTGTTTCGTTTAATTTACCTTTGCCTGAATAGATTAATTATGCCATTTTCTTTCCCCGATTCCCGCCTATCTCCCCATGGCCTAGACGAGGTGAACCTTTTCCCGGACGAGACCTCCAAGTGACTCACATTAAACGGCCGCCCCAGCCGGTTTGCGGATGGAGCGAGCTCGATACATGTATAATTCCATCAAGATAAAAGCGCTTAACTCGAAACGCGATAGGACGATATATGAACGCGATCCTTCGCCAGATGTTGAGTGAATATCAACCCGAACGAGTGAATGTGCTGACGGCTGGGAAGGATGGAAAATGTCAAACACAATCTCGAAATGGGCTTCCATCAACTGGAAGGTGAGTGAAGGATGCGAGTCATCTCGAAAGTCCACAAAGTTTGTCGGCTCGTGCGTCCCCTTTCTGTCCAAAACTGACACCACTCAGCTTCGGAGCTCTACAGGTTTGGTGTTGACACATAGAGAAGGGTTGGATGGCCAGAGGTCAGCTGTGTGGATGATGTACAGAGAGGGAGATACATTAACCGCGCGGTTGGTATCAGGAgtttgttaaatatttaaat
This window harbors:
- the LOC131285832 gene encoding general odorant-binding protein 56d-like, coding for MKTFVAIAVVALIAGTFALTVDQKKKAEGYAAECVKSTGVPPETAAKLKGGDFAGADEKTKCFAKCFLEKAGFMTSAGEIDEKTVIEKLSVDHDKSKVEALVKKCNHKEANPCETAFKAYQCIYPANSAVA